The genomic stretch CGAGCACGACGGAGTGCTCCTGCAGGTTGTGGCCCTCGCCCGGGATGTACGCGGTGATCTCCATCGACCCGGTGATCCGGACGCGCGCGACCTTGCGCAGCGCGGAGTTCGGCTTCTTGGGCGTGACGGTGTAGACGCGCGTGCAGACGCCGCGGCGCTGAGGCGCGGCAACCTTCTTCTTGCGCCCCTTGCCGGACTTCAGGCCAGGGGTCGCGAGCTTCTTGGGCTTGGCCTTGCGGCCCTTGCGGATCAGCTGCGAGGTCGTGGGCATGCGACGGAGAAGGGTAGCAGCGGCGGGATGTGGCACGCCGCCGCGCGCTGGACCCGTCCCAGCGTGGGTAACGGGCGGCCATGCTCTCCCCGCTGGACTCCCTTCGGCTCCCGGTCCGCCTGGCCGACGAGCTGAGCCGCATCGCCGGGACCGTCGTCGAGCTGCCGCGGATCGCGCAGCTCATGCTCGACCTGCGGACCGAGATCCGCGGCATGCGCTCCGACCTCGCCGAGGTACCCGGCCGGATCCGCAGCCTCGACGAGAGCATGTCCACCCTGCCCGGGCAGGTCGAGCGCCTGCGCGGCGACATCGGCGACCTGGGCGAGGAGATCACCGGCATGCGCGCCGACCTGTCGTCGATGCCGGGCGAGGTGAGCGGCATGCGCGCCGACCTGTCCTCCATGCCGGGCGAGGTGAGCGGCATGCGCGCCGACCTGTCCTCCATGCCCGGCGAGGTCAAGGGACTTCACGAGGACCTGGGGGTGCTGCCGGAGGAGCTGCGCGGCATGCGACGGGATCTCGCGGGCACGCCCGAGCGCATCCTGCTCATGCAGAACGAGCTCGACGGTCTGACGGACACGCTCGTCCGCGTCGCCCAGGTCCTCGAGGACACGCGCGACGGCATCAAACCGCTCGACGAGGACATGGCCTCGGTCGAGCGCGCCGTCCAGGAGCTTCCGCCGAAGCTCGACGAGCTGCGCGCCCACCTCGATGGCATGCGGACCGATCTGAGCGGCCTGCCGTTCGTGTCGAAGTCCTAGTGCAGCCGTCCGGAAGTTCTTCGAGGTACTCGGTGGATGATCGTGCGTGGCTGGGGGCGGTCGCCGGCCGCTCGCATACTGGTGGTACGTGTGCGGTCGGCGACCGCCGTCAGACGCGTACGAGCGCCGCCGAGACCCGAAGAACTTGCGGATGGGTGTCCTAGCTGCTAGGCGGGGAGCAGTGCGTCGGGATCGGCGGCCTCGACGCCGACCGCGTCGGCGACGGGGGCGTAGGTGACCTGTCCGGCGTAGACGTTGAGACCGGCGAGGAAGCCGGGGTCGTCGTGCAGCGCGGCCAGGCCGTGGTCGGCGAGACGGACCAGGTAGGGCATCGTGGCGTTCGTCAGCGCGTAGGTGCTGGTGATCGGCACCGCGCCGGGCATGTTGGCCACGCAATAGTGGGTGATCCCGTCGACCTCATAGGTCGGCTCGGAATGCGTCGTCGGCCGCGACGTCTCAAAACAGCCGCCCTGATCGATCGACACATCGACCAACACCGCGTTGCGCTTCATCAACCGCAACTGATCGCGAGTGATCACCCGCGGCGCCCGGGCCCCATGGATCAGCACCGCCCCGATCACCAGATCGACCTCGGGCAGACGCTCCTCGATCTCCAACGTCGACGCAAAACACGTCGAACACCGCCCATTCAAGAGCACCTCAAGCTCCCGCAACCGATCGATCGACCGGTCATACACATAGGTCTCCGCGCCCATCCCGATCGCGATCTCCGCCGCGTTCTGACCCACCACCCCACCACCGATGACCATCACCTTCCCGGCCGCCACCCCCGGCACCCCACCCAACAACAACCCCCGCCCCCCCAACGGCTTCTCGAGCATGAACGCCCCCGCCTGCGTCGCGATCTTGCCCGCCACCTCACTCATCGGCGCCAACAACGGCAACCGCCCCCGCCCATCCTCCACCGTCTCATAGGCAATACACGTCGCCCCCGACCCCATCAACCCCCGCGTCAACCCCGCATCCGCCGCCAGATGCAAATACGTAAACACCGTCTGATCAGCCCGCAACATCGCCACCTCACCCGCCGACGGCTCCTTGACCTTCACAATCAGATCCGCCTGCGCAAACACCCCCGCCGCATCCCCCACCATCCGCGCACCCTGCTCCACAAACGCACCATCCGCGATCGCCGACCCCACCCCCGCCCCCGCCTGCACCACCACCTCATGACCGTGATCGGTCAGCTCTCGCACACCCGACGGCGTGAGCGCCACCCGGTATTCGTCGGTCTTGACCTCCGACGGGACGCCGACCCTGGTCATGCCGCAAGCTCCCTTCCTCGTAGTGCCAGCCAGAACTCGATGCGGTCGCGGGCGGAGCCGAGGTCGCGCCCCGTGAGCTCCTCGATGCGCCGGATCCGGTAGCGCAGGGTGTGCCGGTGGCAGTACAGTCGCCGCGCCGCGGCCTCCCACTGCCCGTTGCACTCGATGAAGGCCTCGAGCGAGCGCACGAGCTCGCCCCCGTAGGCGCTGTCGCCGTTGTCGAGCGGGCCGAGCAGCGAGTCGCAGTAGAGGCGCAGCGCCTCGGTGTCCTGCAGCGCGAGCAGCAGTTGGAAGGAGCCGAGGTCGCGGTAGGTGGCGACCCGCGGCGGCGCCGCCGTGGCCACGTCACGCGCACCGCCGTTGCCGTTGGCCGCGCCGTCCGGCGACGCGCCCAGCGCCCCCGCGTCGAGCGCGCAGCGCGCCTCGTGGTACGTGCGCCGGGCCTCGCCCGCCGGGACGGGGCGGCCGGCGGCGGCGCGCACCACCGTGCCGAGGCGCTCCGCGACCCGCCCCTGGATGCGGCCGGCGAGCTCGAAGAGCTCCTCCTCGGCGTAGCCCGGCACCAGCGCGCAGGCGAGGTCCCCGGCGCCGGCGGCGAGGCCGGCGACCGACTCGTCGTGCAGCGCAGCGTCGAGCGCGTTCTCGATGCGCTCGCCGGGCACGGCCGCCGCGAAGGCGAAGGCGGCCACGCGCGCGCCGAGCCCGAACGGCTCCAGCCGGCGGGCGAGCTCGCCCCCGGTGAGGGCGCCGGACGCGAGCTGGGCGAGGACGTCGCCGGCGAGCCGGCGCTCGGTGCTCCCCGCGACCCGGCGGCGCAGCAGCTCGAGCGCGACCACGGTCACGGCCTGGTGCAGCAGCAGCCGATCGAACTCGTCGAGGCCGCCGCCGTCCTTGATCGCGACCAGCCAGGCCTGCGGCAGCGCGGGACGGCCGCCGGGGTCGGGCGACGTGGCCACCGGCAGCGCGAGCGCGCGGCCGGCGAGCTCGCCGTGGCCCGGCGCGAACGGATCGGCCGTCCCCGCCCGGGCCCGCGTGGCGAGCTCGGCCGACAGCGCCGCGACCGCCTCGGTCGGCACGTCCCGGCGGAACCGGCGCTGAGCCAGCGGCTGGCCGCGGCCGTCGAAGACGAGCAGCGCGCCGCCGATCTGCGTGGCGAGCGCCGCGGCGATCGCGTCCAGGCCGCGCTCGCTGAGGACGATCCGCTGCAGGCGCTCCTGCGCGGCGATCGAGCGCCGCAGCACCGCGTAGTTCTCGTTGACGAGCGTCGTGAACGCGCGCTCGGTGACCGCGATGAACGGCATGTCGTAGGGCACCTCGAAGAGCGGGAAGTCCCGCTCGCCGGCGGCGTCGAGCAGGGCGGCGGGGACCGTGTCGATCCCCAGCCCCGTCCCGAGCCCGAGCCCGGCCAGCCCGTGGTCGGCCAGCCGGGCGACGAACGCCCGCTGCGCGTCCTCGCCCGCGATGCCCTTGCCGGTGGACAGCAGCAGCTCGCCGCCCGACAGCCACGGCGTGGGGTCGTCCTCCTCGGAGATGTGCACCCAGCGGATGGGGGCGTCCGCCGCGTCCGCGCCGGCGAGCAGTTCCAGCCCGAGGTCCCGGCACAGCGCGCGGACGGTGAGCATCAGGGGCTCCGCTCAGCCACGTCCGCGTCGCTGGACCTGGTCGGACGCCTCCTGCAGCGTCGGTCGCAGGATCGACTCGATCTCCTCGAACTCGGCGGGGCCGGCGATCAGCGGCGGGGAGAGCTGGATGACCGGGTCGCCACGGTCGTCGGCGCGGCAGATGAGGCCGCGGCGGTACAGCTCGCCGGAGAGGTAGCCGCGGAGCAGCCACTCGGACTCGTCGTCGTCGAAGGACTCCTTCGTGTCGCGGTCCTTGACGAGCTCGATCGCGTGGAAGTAGCCGGCCCCGCGCACGTCGCCGACGATGGGGATGTCGCGCAGGCCGTTGAGCATGTCGGCGAACGCCGTCTCGTTCTCGCGGACGTTCTCGATCACGCCCTCGCTCTCCATGGCGTCGATGTTCGCCAGGGCGATCGCGCAGGACATCGGGTGCCCGGCGAACGTGAAGCCGTGCATGAACGACGCGTGGCCCTCCAGGAACGGCTCGGCGACCCGGTCGGAGACGATCATCGCCCCCATCGCGGCGTAGGCCGAGGTGATGCCCTTCGCCGTGGTGATGATGTCGGGCTGGTAGCCGTAGCGCTGGGCCCCGAACCACTCGCCGAGCCGGCCCCAGGAGCAGATGACCTCGTCGGAGATGAGGAGCACGTCGTACTCGTCGCAGATCTCGCGGACGCGCTGCCAGTAGCCGTCGGGCGGGGTGAAGCAGCCGCCGGCGTTCTGGACCGGCTCCATGATCACGGCGGCGACGGTCTCCGGGCCCTCGAACTCGATGCGCTCGCGCACGGACTCGGCGAGCGTCTCCGCGCCGTAGCCGGGCTTGAGGCGGTAGAGGTTCGTGTTCGGGACGTGGCAGCCGCCCGGCGTGAACGGCTCGTAGGGCTGGCGCAGCGCGGTGATGCCGGTCGCGGTCAGCGCGCCCAGGCTCGTGCCGTGGTAGGCGACCTCGCGGGCGATGATCTTCGTCTTGTTCGGATGGCCGGTGAGCTTGTGGAAGTGGCGGACGACCTTGATCGCGGACTCGACCGCCTCGCTGCCGCCGCTGGTGAAGAAGACCCGGTTGAGGTCGCCTGGGGCCAGGCCGGCGATGCGGGTGGCGAGCTCGATGGCGGGAGGGTGCGCGTAGGACCAGTTCGTGAAGAAGCCGAGCTCCTTGGCCTGGTCGGCGCCGGCCTGGGCGATGTCGGTGCGGCCATGGCCGATGTTGACGCAGAACAGCGCGCTCAGGCCGTCGAAGTAGCGCCGGCCGTTCTCGTCCCACACGTGGCAGCCCTCGCCGCGCGCGATCACGGGGATCTCGTGATCGGCGTCGTAGGCCCCCATCCGGCTGAAGTGCATCCAGAGGTGGCGCCGCGCCTGCTCCTGGTGCGACATCGAGTGGTGCGCGACCGGCTCCGTCGTGGCCATGTGCTCCGTCCCTTCTCCTGATTGGCGTACGGAAGGTGCCTCGTTGGACAAGGTAGTGCGGTCCGGCACATGTGCCAAGTGCACGAGAAGGCGAATCGGCGGCGTGGCGGTTGGCCGATCCGGTGGGGCGAACGTGGAGCCGGCGAGCCCTCGGCCCACCATGACCCGCTTCTGCGAGCCGCCGGCCCGGGTCCTGCCCGGCGGGCTGCGCGTCTACACGGCGCGGACGCCGCGCAGCCGGACGCTCGGGCTGGCCTGGCTGCCGTCCATGGACCCGGCCGCGGCACTGCACTTCCCGCGCTGCCGCTCGGTCCACACGTTCGGCATGCGGTTCGCGCTCGACCTGGTCTGGCTCGACGCGGCCGGGGCGGTGCTGCGCGTAGACCGCGACGTGCCGCCGCGGCGGCTGCGCTCCTGCCGGCGCGCCCGATCGGTGGTCGAGGTCGCCGCGGGCCGCGCCGCCGCGTTCGTCGCGGCGGGGCTCTGAGCGTCCCTTCCTCGCGCCGAACGTCGACTTTCTCAGTCTGGCGCTGAGAAACTCCACGCTCGGCACGGGCGGGCCGGGGGCGGCGCGCGGGTCGGCGCGGGGCCGCAGCGCGGGCTCAGGCGGCGGCGGGAGCGACCCGGGCCGCGCGCACCGGCGCGGGGGTCAGCGCCGCGGCGAGCACGACGAGCACGAAGGCGAAGGCCTGGATCGCGATGCCGATCGCGGTGCCCGGCATCGGATCGCCGAACACGATGATGCCGCCGGCGATGCAGCTGACGTTCGCCGCGGTGCCGGTGATCGCGATGACCGGGACGGCCTCGCCGTCCTGCAGCCCGCGGGCCGACGCGTAGAAGGCGGCGATGGAGGCGATGACCGCGACGAGCGTCCACGGGGTCACGATCCCGAACAGCCCGTCCATCCCGACCACGCCGGTGATCGCCTTGATCGCGACGTCGGAGACGCCGAAGAGGACGCCGGCCGCGGCGCCGAGCGCCAGGCCGTGATGCTCCTCGCGGGCGCCCATCACGCGCGGGCCGGCGATCAGCAGGCCGCCGAGCGCGAGCAGACCGCCCTCGAACGCCGTGATCGCGTCGAGCGAGTAGCTCGAGTGGCTGCCGTGCATCGCCGGCTGCGTGATGGCGATCAGCGCGAGGCCGACGGCCATCGCCCCGAGGCCCAGCCACTGGCGCAGGCCGAGGTGGAAGCCGAACATGCGGTCGGCCATGACCGCCAGCAGCACCAGGCCGCCGGCGAGGACCACCTGGACGACCGACATAGGCGCCATCGCGAGAGCGGCGACGTGGAAGACCCACGCGCCGAACGCGACGAGCATGCCGATCGCGAACCACGGGGAGCGGAAGAGCGCCACGGCCGAGGCGACGGGATGCCGGACGTCGACCTTGGCGGCGACCGCCGCGCCGCGATGCTTGTAGAGGAACGCCAGGTTGGTGGCAAAGGCGCAGAGGAGCGCGAAGAGGATTCCGAAGTGAAGGGTCATGCAGAGAGTGGGAACGTCTGGGGCCGCTCAAACTCGCGGATCCGATGTACACCCCTGCCATCGGCTTCTGCGGTTTGGATCTTGATGCCCGGCGAGAAATGGCACGATAGCGAGGTCGAGGCAAAGAACGCCCCAATAGGCCGATTTTCCCCGAAGTTGCTGCAGAGACGCAACAAACCGGTGCTGTTCGTCGACATCGACGGCGTCGTCAGCCTGTTCGGCTTCGCCCCGGGCGCGGTTCCCGCTCGTTGCAGCTGGCACCAGGTCGACGGCATCATCCACCTCCTTTCGCACGACGCGGCCGAGCACCTTCTCGCGCTGCGCGAGGAGTTCGAGCTCGTCTGGTGCTCGGGCTGGGAGGACCGCGCGAACGACCACCTACCGCACGTCCTCGGACTCGGTCCGTACCCGCATCTGACGTTCGCGGACACGCGGGCGGCGGGCCACTGGAAGCTCGCCGCCGTCGCCGCCCACGCGGAGGACCGGCCGGTCGCCTGGATCGACGACGACGTGAACGACGTCGTGCACGACTGGGCGCGGAGCCGCTCGGCACCGACCCTCATCGTGGAGACGCAGCCCGCCACGGGGCTCACGCCGGAGCTCGCCGAGCGCCTGCGCACGTGGGCGCAGGCGCTCGATCAAGCTTGAGGTCAGCGGTCCTCGCCCTCGGGGACGTCGAGGTCGGCCAGCTCCTCGGCGAAGCCCGGATCCGAGCTTCCGCCGTTGCCGATCTCGCCCAGCGAGGCCAGCTCCTGGTCGTCGAAGCCGAAGCCGCCGAGCCCGTCGCCGTCGAGGCCGAGCTCGGCCGCGATGTCGTCGGAGTCCAGCAGCCCGACCTCGTCCGCGCGAGGCAGCGGCTCGGCCGGCTCGATCTCGATCCGCCGGTAGCGCTTGAGCCCCGTCGCGGCCGGGATGAGCTTGCCGATGATGACGTTCTCCTTCAGGCCGTTGAGGCGGTCGATCTTGCCCTCGAGCGCCGCGTCCGTCAGGACCTTCGTGGTCTCCTGGAAGGAGGCCGCCGACAGGAACGAGTCCGTGTTCAGCGACGCCTTCGTGATGCCGAGGATGATCTCCTCGTACTGCGCGG from Capillimicrobium parvum encodes the following:
- the rpsL gene encoding 30S ribosomal protein S12: MPTTSQLIRKGRKAKPKKLATPGLKSGKGRKKKVAAPQRRGVCTRVYTVTPKKPNSALRKVARVRITGSMEITAYIPGEGHNLQEHSVVLVRGGRVKDLPGVRYKVVRGTLDAAGVSDRKKARSQYGVKKK
- the ald gene encoding alanine dehydrogenase, with protein sequence MTRVGVPSEVKTDEYRVALTPSGVRELTDHGHEVVVQAGAGVGSAIADGAFVEQGARMVGDAAGVFAQADLIVKVKEPSAGEVAMLRADQTVFTYLHLAADAGLTRGLMGSGATCIAYETVEDGRGRLPLLAPMSEVAGKIATQAGAFMLEKPLGGRGLLLGGVPGVAAGKVMVIGGGVVGQNAAEIAIGMGAETYVYDRSIDRLRELEVLLNGRCSTCFASTLEIEERLPEVDLVIGAVLIHGARAPRVITRDQLRLMKRNAVLVDVSIDQGGCFETSRPTTHSEPTYEVDGITHYCVANMPGAVPITSTYALTNATMPYLVRLADHGLAALHDDPGFLAGLNVYAGQVTYAPVADAVGVEAADPDALLPA
- a CDS encoding PucR family transcriptional regulator, with the protein product MLTVRALCRDLGLELLAGADAADAPIRWVHISEEDDPTPWLSGGELLLSTGKGIAGEDAQRAFVARLADHGLAGLGLGTGLGIDTVPAALLDAAGERDFPLFEVPYDMPFIAVTERAFTTLVNENYAVLRRSIAAQERLQRIVLSERGLDAIAAALATQIGGALLVFDGRGQPLAQRRFRRDVPTEAVAALSAELATRARAGTADPFAPGHGELAGRALALPVATSPDPGGRPALPQAWLVAIKDGGGLDEFDRLLLHQAVTVVALELLRRRVAGSTERRLAGDVLAQLASGALTGGELARRLEPFGLGARVAAFAFAAAVPGERIENALDAALHDESVAGLAAGAGDLACALVPGYAEEELFELAGRIQGRVAERLGTVVRAAAGRPVPAGEARRTYHEARCALDAGALGASPDGAANGNGGARDVATAAPPRVATYRDLGSFQLLLALQDTEALRLYCDSLLGPLDNGDSAYGGELVRSLEAFIECNGQWEAAARRLYCHRHTLRYRIRRIEELTGRDLGSARDRIEFWLALRGRELAA
- a CDS encoding aspartate aminotransferase family protein, which gives rise to MATTEPVAHHSMSHQEQARRHLWMHFSRMGAYDADHEIPVIARGEGCHVWDENGRRYFDGLSALFCVNIGHGRTDIAQAGADQAKELGFFTNWSYAHPPAIELATRIAGLAPGDLNRVFFTSGGSEAVESAIKVVRHFHKLTGHPNKTKIIAREVAYHGTSLGALTATGITALRQPYEPFTPGGCHVPNTNLYRLKPGYGAETLAESVRERIEFEGPETVAAVIMEPVQNAGGCFTPPDGYWQRVREICDEYDVLLISDEVICSWGRLGEWFGAQRYGYQPDIITTAKGITSAYAAMGAMIVSDRVAEPFLEGHASFMHGFTFAGHPMSCAIALANIDAMESEGVIENVRENETAFADMLNGLRDIPIVGDVRGAGYFHAIELVKDRDTKESFDDDESEWLLRGYLSGELYRRGLICRADDRGDPVIQLSPPLIAGPAEFEEIESILRPTLQEASDQVQRRGRG
- a CDS encoding DUF192 domain-containing protein; the encoded protein is MTRFCEPPARVLPGGLRVYTARTPRSRTLGLAWLPSMDPAAALHFPRCRSVHTFGMRFALDLVWLDAAGAVLRVDRDVPPRRLRSCRRARSVVEVAAGRAAAFVAAGL
- a CDS encoding HAD domain-containing protein gives rise to the protein MLFVDIDGVVSLFGFAPGAVPARCSWHQVDGIIHLLSHDAAEHLLALREEFELVWCSGWEDRANDHLPHVLGLGPYPHLTFADTRAAGHWKLAAVAAHAEDRPVAWIDDDVNDVVHDWARSRSAPTLIVETQPATGLTPELAERLRTWAQALDQA